One genomic window of Candidatus Nitrospira nitrificans includes the following:
- a CDS encoding PilZ domain-containing protein, with translation MADTTINWRIHPRLPVTYPAIFGGAPFVGEGVVSDLSIAGCAVTCERTVLMGSYIKLSVLLPDPTTSLFIELGKVRWVKEHTFGVEFIRVPMMTRHRLDRVVSQELALDVHLSPIVA, from the coding sequence ATGGCTGACACAACCATTAACTGGCGAATCCATCCTCGGCTGCCTGTGACCTATCCTGCAATATTTGGAGGCGCTCCATTCGTTGGAGAGGGGGTGGTATCTGATTTGTCCATTGCAGGCTGTGCCGTCACCTGTGAGCGGACCGTCCTCATGGGGAGCTATATTAAGCTGAGTGTTCTTCTGCCGGATCCAACCACATCCCTATTCATCGAGCTGGGAAAGGTCCGCTGGGTCAAGGAACATACCTTCGGCGTCGAGTTCATTCGCGTCCCGATGATGACCCGTCACCGATTAGATCGAGTGGTCTCTCAAGAGCTGGCCCTAGACGTACACCTTTCCCCAATAGTCGCCTAG
- a CDS encoding secretin N-terminal domain-containing protein, which produces MALLFFLALPPPLFSQSAGGHQTKVALEFNEVEIPVFVRFISELTGKNFVLDETIKKQGGKVSVFSPTKVSSDQAFTMFVAALEAARIAVVPKGGNLYQVVPMGDLPPERGVFVYKLKHANATDLAAVLTNLVARSQTVAQMTPGTRPPVRPLTEFEAPVQVFADKATNSIVISATKLAWSHLQAVIRDLDIRRKQVFVEAVILEVQVDRLRQIGTDPTQVLGAGKSGFVQGIGGFNRAPEDLATFAQAITGAAAGGATGGAAPLLNTLNVRAFMNLLMNLTDTNVLSTPQVLAADNQKAKIVVGENRPFPTGQAQGITGGTLVTIERKDVGVTLELTPQVLEGDLIRLEIKQEITAIAENVAQTIGSGTASIPVGPTTTKRSMETTTVAQDQQTLVVGGLVRDNITLSERKIPLLGDIPWLGWLFKSQSRQIEKLNLLVFLTPHLVRDDADVVELNARKAKDINILQRDNRIEEPTKLKQDVLERLELPSTVPPSSLTDKLNKP; this is translated from the coding sequence TTGGCGCTTCTGTTCTTCTTAGCCTTACCTCCGCCTCTCTTTTCGCAAAGCGCGGGAGGCCACCAGACAAAAGTCGCATTGGAATTTAACGAGGTCGAGATCCCTGTCTTCGTCCGGTTTATCAGTGAGCTCACCGGAAAGAACTTTGTGCTGGATGAGACGATTAAAAAGCAGGGTGGAAAAGTATCCGTCTTTTCTCCGACCAAAGTTTCATCGGACCAGGCTTTCACCATGTTCGTCGCGGCGTTAGAAGCAGCCCGTATCGCTGTGGTTCCGAAAGGAGGGAACCTGTATCAAGTGGTCCCCATGGGTGATCTTCCTCCGGAGCGAGGGGTGTTTGTCTATAAGCTGAAACATGCCAACGCGACTGATCTCGCCGCCGTCCTTACCAATTTGGTGGCGCGATCACAAACAGTGGCGCAGATGACGCCCGGCACCAGGCCACCCGTCAGACCGCTGACGGAATTTGAGGCTCCCGTCCAAGTGTTTGCCGACAAGGCGACCAACTCCATCGTGATCAGTGCAACCAAACTCGCCTGGAGTCATCTCCAAGCCGTCATTCGCGACCTCGATATCCGGCGCAAGCAGGTCTTCGTGGAGGCGGTGATCCTGGAGGTCCAAGTGGATCGCCTTCGCCAGATCGGCACGGATCCGACGCAGGTGCTCGGCGCGGGAAAATCTGGCTTCGTACAGGGAATCGGCGGGTTCAACAGAGCGCCGGAAGACCTGGCAACCTTCGCCCAGGCGATCACTGGCGCAGCGGCCGGAGGGGCGACCGGCGGCGCAGCGCCGCTCCTGAATACGCTGAACGTGCGCGCATTCATGAACCTCCTGATGAACCTGACTGATACGAATGTCCTCTCGACACCCCAAGTGCTTGCCGCCGACAACCAGAAGGCGAAGATCGTCGTCGGTGAGAATCGACCATTCCCGACCGGCCAGGCCCAAGGCATCACAGGGGGAACGCTCGTCACCATTGAACGAAAAGACGTCGGCGTCACGTTAGAGTTGACCCCACAGGTCCTTGAAGGTGATTTGATTCGCCTGGAAATCAAACAAGAGATTACGGCGATCGCGGAAAACGTGGCTCAGACCATCGGCTCTGGCACAGCAAGCATCCCCGTCGGACCCACCACGACGAAGCGATCCATGGAAACCACGACGGTTGCGCAGGATCAACAGACACTCGTAGTGGGGGGACTAGTGCGCGACAACATCACACTCAGCGAAAGAAAAATTCCCCTATTAGGAGACATTCCATGGCTTGGATGGCTGTTTAAATCTCAGTCTCGTCAGATCGAGAAGCTCAATCTTCTCGTCTTCCTTACTCCCCACTTAGTCCGCGACGATGCAGACGTGGTGGAACTGAATGCCCGGAAGGCGAAAGATATCAATATCCTGCAACGGGATAACCGTATTGAAGAACCTACGAAACTCAAGCAAGATGTCCTGGAACGGCTCGAACTCCCGTCAACAGTCCCTCCTTCCTCTTTGACGGATAAGCTCAATAAACCCTAA
- a CDS encoding tetratricopeptide repeat protein has product MNAGKYGRSSTALKELLALDPQNMEARRLFATLHLRLGSLIPARQAFDSLIDEAFQRQDYWLAESLLREYLAAGPRCVPFLEKLGGLYQGKGDILEAVAEFGKAIDILIEDPDPDQPQHASQLYDKIRNLAPASPVAFRLASFFDAQTGEVLVRRPVDSGQSIDAPSLDMPEVGQGGGAGPEPMAGVMPGEIQDSLVTAPDFPNAAAVTDSSESLTPPTVRDFPTPQVHTLDGILPPSDPSVREQAQAVSSTSEVGRAASGESRTDEGGSVLSGLQIDDLSGQVDLGSSHSLASPFVSADGVITAQEPDKGLVGTESEASVDAITPSTDIAPTDSTTAQDELLSSIQPAADPGGTSPSQVKAISALVVGSVETQQAPDPKDPMASSGGALKNQEQDGWMPEAEPRAPVDAGGPSTDVAPTDLTIAPDAPLSLIQPVEDISLMPSSQIEEIAVSTFLETERSTVEPLETEHGPSALRQPVENEPIEVLAEEPPGAHSPSSPEPVSGQEVPEPWKQPGFSWESVFNSAWKFGSEHSAPASPPESIETHVEEASPPGAAAARHQEEVLDDQAVEIPEREESTSLGDHTSVGFPIAPMPWDHVQESVISISPSQVDPPLTESLNSAGNPSPHPVEAELPPMVSDSLTQPLSSLDTSVEEAASFSIAQTPQTTALPDLKISAAELEHTAFETEQGSVPAESEPQFRVLSVQTIDGPPLEVPTAALGSPVVADEPVADAVISPPEVPSKGADFLVSVEDDCASATIQSPVQESSAASAQPTCETLSKVTDEIPPPAPLQIQQRIWESPQELIESLQPAREQAAVQAHDPQPQGTACVEARTPSPESGVEQEQSDQAGESIRFVEQPHAAPVAPAPPTSLERQDVSRAMSVAAAVDVLFESSQNVRATETREHVAESHPRRKTSSALARTRLAIAGFVSSCFSTTRAIVVTCVGLVILSGILIALGVGAIGLTWIIMEESPSPVFQSLTTTPQRTLSDFKKNGYLFLVGFDVSVDHDPIQAGYDRKPEPNDGRSALACFGSSGSRIMEGSNASATVMRGWVRSPDPVGAFKSHQQAIKEWGNLHAPALNRYSQWQKLPFEDWGYGQTVSLPCPAVGFSHQLHVADGFLQGIDLGIDRLETDVEAWRIVLSQAKTLPVKMLALQAINDDIAVASGLLVGSDFDGKYLGRITKVLRPLDQGELSIRWPMQSELVSASKTYETQLKAARADAQPVYTIVASALPLPMQRRLNDYAEYYDASYKAAGEGRHGSLPKWKDYIRFPASGLMDHVINPIENIVGLEPLPAWDLYNGLVVDTDAHLRLASLQAWLRRGPADGDLATRIAKAGQNFYDPYTGLPMLMNLKKGVLYSVGHDGKDQDADPLSDVVVQIPVGYMSAAPPKSSASSSKSR; this is encoded by the coding sequence ATGAATGCCGGAAAATATGGGCGATCTTCTACCGCGCTGAAGGAATTACTCGCGCTCGATCCGCAGAACATGGAGGCGCGGCGGCTGTTCGCTACTCTCCACCTTCGTCTCGGGAGCCTGATCCCGGCGAGACAAGCCTTTGACTCACTCATCGATGAAGCGTTTCAGCGCCAGGACTATTGGCTCGCGGAATCGCTACTCCGCGAATACTTGGCGGCCGGGCCGCGATGTGTGCCGTTCTTGGAGAAGCTAGGGGGACTCTATCAGGGGAAAGGAGATATCCTCGAGGCCGTGGCTGAGTTCGGCAAGGCGATCGACATCTTGATCGAAGACCCGGACCCTGACCAGCCACAGCATGCCTCCCAGCTCTACGACAAAATACGGAATCTTGCGCCCGCGAGCCCGGTGGCATTTCGATTGGCGTCCTTCTTTGACGCGCAAACCGGCGAGGTGTTAGTCCGTCGGCCTGTCGATTCTGGACAATCGATCGACGCCCCATCACTCGACATGCCTGAGGTAGGTCAGGGTGGAGGGGCTGGTCCTGAGCCGATGGCTGGGGTGATGCCAGGTGAGATCCAGGATTCTCTGGTGACGGCGCCCGATTTTCCCAACGCGGCCGCTGTAACCGATTCCTCAGAATCGCTTACCCCGCCAACAGTCAGGGACTTTCCGACACCTCAAGTTCACACGCTCGATGGGATATTGCCGCCTTCTGACCCATCCGTACGAGAACAAGCGCAGGCTGTGAGCAGCACGAGTGAGGTGGGACGTGCGGCATCGGGCGAATCTCGCACCGATGAAGGTGGGAGTGTTCTTTCAGGATTGCAAATAGATGATCTTTCCGGACAGGTTGATCTCGGAAGTTCCCATTCGCTTGCGTCCCCATTCGTGTCAGCAGATGGTGTTATCACGGCGCAAGAACCGGACAAGGGGTTGGTCGGGACCGAATCCGAGGCCTCCGTTGATGCGATTACCCCATCGACGGATATTGCACCCACGGACTCGACCACAGCTCAGGATGAGCTGCTGAGTTCGATACAGCCTGCGGCAGATCCCGGTGGTACGTCCCCATCTCAAGTGAAAGCAATATCCGCCCTTGTGGTTGGGAGTGTCGAGACACAGCAGGCGCCAGATCCGAAAGATCCGATGGCGTCATCCGGTGGTGCTCTCAAGAATCAGGAACAAGACGGATGGATGCCTGAGGCTGAACCAAGGGCACCCGTTGATGCAGGGGGCCCATCGACGGATGTTGCGCCCACGGACTTGACCATTGCTCCGGACGCTCCGCTGAGTCTGATCCAGCCTGTCGAAGATATCAGCCTCATGCCATCATCCCAGATTGAAGAGATAGCAGTGTCTACATTCTTGGAAACGGAACGGTCAACGGTTGAACCGTTAGAGACTGAGCATGGACCGTCCGCTCTGCGACAACCTGTCGAGAACGAACCAATAGAGGTACTGGCGGAAGAGCCTCCGGGCGCGCATAGTCCATCGAGCCCAGAGCCGGTTTCAGGCCAAGAGGTTCCAGAACCATGGAAACAACCAGGTTTCTCCTGGGAATCCGTATTCAATAGTGCATGGAAGTTCGGAAGTGAGCATTCGGCACCTGCCTCCCCGCCGGAATCCATCGAGACGCATGTCGAGGAAGCCTCGCCTCCGGGGGCAGCGGCGGCGCGTCACCAGGAAGAAGTGTTAGACGACCAAGCGGTTGAAATTCCAGAGCGTGAAGAATCGACTTCGCTCGGAGATCACACCTCTGTAGGATTTCCCATTGCGCCGATGCCCTGGGATCACGTTCAGGAGTCGGTCATTTCGATTTCACCGTCGCAGGTCGATCCTCCACTGACCGAGAGTCTGAATTCGGCGGGAAATCCCTCGCCTCATCCAGTTGAAGCAGAATTGCCCCCAATGGTGAGTGACAGCCTGACTCAACCTCTGTCTTCACTGGATACCTCCGTTGAAGAAGCAGCTTCGTTCTCGATCGCGCAGACGCCACAGACCACGGCTTTGCCCGATCTGAAAATTTCTGCTGCCGAGTTGGAACACACCGCATTCGAGACCGAACAGGGCTCTGTTCCGGCAGAGTCTGAACCGCAGTTTCGAGTCCTGAGCGTTCAGACGATCGATGGACCGCCGCTGGAAGTTCCTACGGCAGCCCTTGGGTCGCCGGTTGTCGCGGACGAACCAGTAGCAGACGCTGTGATATCTCCCCCAGAAGTTCCGTCGAAAGGCGCTGACTTCCTCGTGAGCGTGGAAGATGATTGTGCGAGCGCAACTATTCAGAGTCCCGTTCAGGAGTCTTCAGCCGCCTCGGCACAACCTACCTGCGAGACACTGAGCAAGGTAACCGATGAGATTCCGCCTCCAGCCCCTCTGCAAATACAACAGAGAATATGGGAATCGCCGCAGGAACTAATAGAATCTCTTCAACCCGCAAGAGAGCAGGCTGCGGTACAGGCTCATGACCCGCAACCCCAGGGGACGGCATGTGTTGAAGCGCGCACGCCTAGTCCTGAATCGGGTGTTGAACAAGAGCAGTCGGACCAAGCAGGAGAGTCGATTCGATTCGTCGAACAACCTCACGCTGCTCCGGTTGCACCGGCACCGCCGACGAGTTTAGAACGGCAGGACGTCAGCCGGGCTATGTCCGTGGCTGCCGCTGTTGATGTGCTCTTTGAGTCGTCCCAAAATGTCAGGGCGACTGAGACTCGAGAACATGTCGCGGAGTCCCACCCCAGACGAAAAACCAGTTCGGCGCTGGCCCGAACCCGCTTGGCGATTGCCGGCTTTGTCAGCTCATGTTTTTCGACTACGCGCGCCATTGTGGTGACGTGCGTAGGATTGGTGATCCTTTCGGGGATCCTCATTGCCTTAGGGGTCGGTGCCATCGGACTGACCTGGATCATCATGGAAGAATCACCTTCTCCGGTCTTCCAAAGTCTCACGACCACTCCTCAACGGACCCTGTCGGATTTCAAGAAAAACGGCTACTTGTTCCTCGTTGGGTTTGACGTGTCGGTCGATCACGATCCGATACAGGCGGGATATGATCGGAAGCCTGAGCCCAACGATGGCCGGTCGGCGTTAGCCTGTTTTGGGAGCTCAGGCTCAAGGATAATGGAGGGATCGAATGCCTCCGCCACCGTCATGCGAGGGTGGGTTCGTAGTCCGGATCCTGTCGGAGCGTTCAAGTCCCATCAGCAGGCCATCAAGGAATGGGGCAACCTGCACGCGCCGGCGCTCAATCGATATAGTCAGTGGCAAAAGCTTCCCTTTGAAGACTGGGGGTATGGCCAGACGGTGAGTTTGCCCTGTCCTGCGGTGGGCTTTTCCCACCAACTCCATGTGGCGGATGGGTTTCTGCAGGGTATCGATCTCGGCATCGATCGGCTTGAGACGGATGTGGAAGCGTGGCGTATCGTCTTGAGCCAGGCGAAGACTCTCCCGGTGAAAATGCTGGCGCTACAGGCAATCAATGACGACATTGCGGTCGCCTCGGGGTTACTCGTAGGCTCAGACTTTGACGGAAAATATCTGGGGCGCATCACGAAAGTCCTTCGCCCGCTTGACCAGGGGGAACTCTCGATACGCTGGCCCATGCAAAGCGAACTCGTTTCCGCATCGAAGACCTACGAGACGCAGTTGAAAGCAGCGAGAGCCGACGCACAGCCGGTGTACACCATCGTGGCATCGGCGCTTCCCTTGCCGATGCAGCGCCGTCTCAACGACTATGCGGAATATTATGACGCGTCGTACAAAGCCGCCGGCGAAGGGCGGCATGGATCGTTGCCGAAGTGGAAAGACTATATCCGTTTCCCAGCGTCCGGCCTGATGGATCATGTCATCAACCCGATCGAGAATATCGTGGGTCTCGAACCGTTGCCAGCGTGGGATCTGTACAACGGGTTGGTGGTTGATACGGATGCGCATCTCCGGCTTGCCAGTTTGCAAGCCTGGCTCAGGCGTGGCCCAGCCGATGGTGATCTTGCCACTCGAATTGCGAAGGCAGGGCAAAATTTCTATGACCCGTATACGGGACTGCCGATGTTGATGAATTTGAAAAAAGGCGTTCTCTACAGTGTGGGACACGACGGGAAAGATCAAGATGCCGATCCTCTGTCCGATGTAGTGGTGCAGATTCCTGTCGGATACATGTCTGCCGCTCCGCCGAAATCCTCAGCCTCGTCATCCAAGTCCAGATAA
- a CDS encoding amidohydrolase family protein, whose product MTFPTPLPTRIVSNEEFFPIGQTAEQARVEQASGDLVEHAASRQGVTRREFVRTTGGMAAALLAMNSVFGRFFNVGDIELFETAAFAEQQGNPYFIFDVQTHYVSSHYDLSDAEADRKGAVSKQALLSLRKYIREMGLNPKLTGDRGTLDDLSWKSFVKEVFFDSETSVGLISTPPGPYPQEAVVPPREMAHIRDEINRLAGSQRMLAHGLATPQLGAADLEFMAMQAETLKVDAWKCYTGSCPKGFDRGWRMDDEHIAYPMLEQARKLNVKRICVHKGLPLGPVPDYNHPRDLIKAAKDFPDLTFVVYHAGFRSVASIEQVFAKTGEIPWTTEFCRIKEQEPGIHNIYMELGSTFAQLVTTYPLICAHLLGQIIRSFGMDHVLWGTDSIWYGTPQWQIEAFRRFQIPDQLIETHQYQPLTRRAKEQVFGFNSAQVFGVDVEAKRREVPKDALGRLRMSYLEEGPEPSRRAYGWVAG is encoded by the coding sequence ATGACGTTTCCGACGCCTCTTCCGACGCGGATCGTATCCAATGAGGAGTTTTTTCCGATCGGCCAAACGGCCGAGCAGGCTCGCGTCGAGCAAGCATCGGGAGACCTGGTGGAACATGCCGCTTCTCGGCAGGGAGTCACACGCCGGGAGTTTGTAAGGACGACGGGTGGTATGGCGGCCGCGCTCCTGGCCATGAATTCCGTATTCGGTCGATTTTTCAATGTCGGGGACATCGAGCTGTTCGAGACAGCGGCGTTCGCCGAGCAGCAGGGAAATCCGTATTTTATTTTTGATGTGCAGACCCACTACGTCAGTTCGCATTACGATCTCTCCGATGCCGAAGCCGATCGGAAGGGGGCTGTTTCCAAACAGGCTCTGCTGTCGTTGAGAAAGTACATTCGCGAGATGGGACTCAATCCGAAACTGACGGGTGATCGAGGCACGCTCGACGATCTGTCCTGGAAGAGTTTTGTGAAGGAAGTGTTTTTCGACAGCGAGACCAGCGTCGGCTTGATCAGCACCCCGCCAGGTCCCTATCCGCAGGAAGCCGTCGTTCCGCCAAGAGAAATGGCCCACATTCGTGACGAGATCAATCGATTGGCCGGCTCGCAACGGATGTTGGCCCATGGTCTGGCCACCCCTCAGCTCGGTGCTGCAGATTTGGAATTCATGGCCATGCAGGCGGAAACCCTCAAGGTCGATGCCTGGAAATGCTACACCGGTTCCTGTCCGAAGGGATTCGACCGAGGCTGGCGAATGGACGATGAACACATTGCCTATCCGATGTTGGAGCAGGCGCGAAAGCTCAACGTGAAGCGGATCTGTGTCCATAAGGGACTCCCCCTCGGTCCCGTGCCGGACTACAACCATCCGAGAGATCTGATCAAGGCGGCCAAAGACTTCCCAGATCTCACCTTTGTGGTGTATCACGCCGGGTTTCGGAGCGTGGCTTCGATCGAGCAAGTCTTTGCGAAGACCGGTGAAATCCCATGGACCACGGAGTTCTGCCGGATAAAGGAGCAGGAACCCGGCATTCACAATATCTATATGGAGCTGGGTTCGACCTTCGCGCAACTGGTGACCACATACCCATTGATCTGCGCGCATCTGCTGGGGCAGATTATCCGTTCGTTCGGCATGGATCATGTCCTGTGGGGAACCGACTCGATCTGGTATGGAACACCGCAATGGCAGATTGAAGCCTTTCGGCGATTTCAGATCCCTGACCAGTTGATCGAGACGCATCAGTATCAGCCGTTGACGAGGCGGGCGAAGGAACAGGTGTTTGGATTCAACTCAGCCCAAGTGTTCGGGGTCGATGTCGAGGCGAAACGACGCGAGGTTCCGAAGGATGCCTTGGGCCGGCTGAGGATGAGCTATCTGGAAGAGGGGCCGGAGCCGAGCCGAAGAGCGTACGGATGGGTGGCGGGGTGA
- a CDS encoding TIGR00266 family protein, producing MKSEILYPGAFPMVRVELAEGEHIKAESGAMVACSPTIDIESKMEGGFLGALSRKFLTGEKFFFQTLRASRGAGDVLLAPTVPGEIVVLELDGVNEYMVQKDGFLAGADGITIDSQMQSMSRGLLGGEGFFILKMSGKGMLVLNSFGAIHKLELKPGQEYIVDNSHLVAWSTTTSYNIEKATSGWVASFTSGEGFVCRFRGPGIVFIQSRNPGSFGAWVRQFIPVSE from the coding sequence ATGAAAAGTGAAATCTTGTATCCCGGTGCGTTTCCGATGGTGCGTGTCGAGCTGGCGGAGGGGGAGCATATCAAAGCCGAGTCGGGCGCGATGGTGGCCTGCTCGCCGACCATCGATATTGAAAGCAAGATGGAGGGAGGGTTTTTAGGAGCGCTGTCGCGAAAGTTTCTGACAGGAGAAAAGTTCTTCTTTCAGACGCTGCGGGCGAGTCGGGGCGCCGGCGACGTGTTGCTCGCGCCGACCGTGCCCGGGGAGATTGTCGTACTGGAGCTCGATGGCGTCAATGAGTACATGGTGCAGAAAGATGGGTTCCTTGCCGGAGCGGACGGCATTACGATCGATAGTCAGATGCAGAGTATGAGCCGCGGCTTGCTGGGCGGAGAGGGGTTCTTCATCCTCAAAATGAGCGGCAAGGGGATGCTCGTCCTGAACAGTTTTGGAGCGATTCACAAGCTCGAGTTGAAGCCGGGTCAGGAATATATCGTGGACAATAGCCATCTGGTGGCCTGGTCCACCACCACGTCATACAACATCGAGAAAGCTACCTCTGGGTGGGTGGCCAGCTTCACGTCAGGCGAAGGCTTTGTCTGCCGATTTCGCGGACCGGGTATCGTGTTCATTCAGAGCCGCAACCCAGGCAGTTTCGGCGCGTGGGTGCGACAGTTCATTCCGGTATCGGAGTAA
- a CDS encoding M48 family metallopeptidase — translation MTIPPNALCFGDEFPAGGAPCLVHVEGHGLTITFPPDRDGAESRSESLLFSDLTVSAGGLDHDQLVATWVGPKGQRTLYLKSPAVIRAFRQAAPDHLSRPLERAAEQVRQVRQRHRMVWAIVGSVFLVVVLGLWFGSDVLVELAVDRIPVEWERKLGESAYHDFLARQEVMKEGPAVSAVNEVTHRLTRQIPENPYAFEVTVVKSDVVNAFALPGGYVVVFTGLMNKAESGEEVAGVLAHELNHVLQRHGLERIIKQLGFVAVVSIVLGNPPGLGGAMKQLGVELMTLKFGRAQETEADLTGLALLSRAKIDPSGMITFFQRLAEKDEGRVEWFSTHPMSSARADRLKAELADMPQQTPEPFTFEWAKVRVSQDAPTSTPP, via the coding sequence ATGACCATCCCTCCCAACGCGCTCTGTTTCGGTGACGAATTTCCAGCCGGCGGCGCCCCGTGTCTGGTTCATGTTGAGGGTCATGGACTGACAATCACGTTCCCCCCTGATCGTGATGGAGCCGAGAGCCGATCTGAATCCTTGCTGTTTTCCGACCTGACGGTTTCCGCAGGAGGGTTGGATCATGATCAGCTCGTGGCCACATGGGTGGGGCCGAAAGGGCAGCGGACACTCTATCTCAAAAGCCCCGCTGTGATTCGGGCCTTCCGTCAAGCGGCTCCCGATCATCTGAGCCGGCCGCTCGAACGAGCCGCCGAACAAGTCCGTCAGGTGCGGCAACGGCATCGGATGGTGTGGGCTATTGTCGGAAGCGTCTTCTTGGTCGTCGTGCTCGGACTGTGGTTTGGAAGCGATGTGCTGGTGGAACTCGCCGTCGATCGCATTCCGGTCGAGTGGGAGCGGAAGTTGGGCGAATCGGCCTATCATGATTTCCTGGCTCGCCAGGAGGTTATGAAAGAAGGCCCCGCCGTGTCGGCGGTCAACGAGGTGACCCATCGCTTGACCCGCCAGATTCCGGAGAATCCGTATGCCTTCGAGGTGACCGTCGTGAAAAGCGACGTCGTGAATGCGTTTGCTTTGCCGGGCGGGTACGTCGTCGTCTTTACCGGATTAATGAACAAGGCGGAGAGTGGCGAGGAGGTCGCCGGGGTCCTTGCGCACGAGCTGAACCATGTGCTGCAGCGGCACGGACTCGAACGGATCATCAAGCAGCTGGGCTTTGTGGCCGTCGTCTCGATCGTGTTGGGAAATCCGCCGGGATTGGGCGGGGCGATGAAGCAGCTCGGTGTCGAACTGATGACGCTGAAGTTCGGTCGCGCTCAAGAGACGGAAGCGGATCTCACCGGCCTGGCGTTGCTCTCTCGCGCGAAGATCGATCCGTCCGGCATGATCACGTTTTTTCAACGGCTGGCTGAAAAAGACGAGGGACGGGTCGAGTGGTTCTCCACCCATCCGATGAGCAGCGCGCGAGCGGATCGCCTGAAAGCCGAGCTCGCCGATATGCCGCAGCAGACCCCGGAACCCTTTACATTCGAGTGGGCAAAAGTCCGAGTCTCGCAGGACGCACCGACGAGTACTCCTCCATGA
- a CDS encoding metallophosphoesterase family protein codes for MNPARMIRLGVIADTHGLFDPAIMRHFRGVDRIIHAGDIGNRSVIEHLEKMAPVTAVSGNVDGYEESGFQTEAIIKLNGFCIAVRHVVFEAGKLTKEGRVFLDRTRPDICIFGHTHQPKREWLGDTLLFNPGSAGPRRFTLPRMIGTISIGDRLSTEHIRLRDQVA; via the coding sequence ATGAACCCTGCGCGGATGATCCGTCTCGGTGTCATTGCCGATACGCACGGGCTGTTCGATCCGGCGATCATGCGACACTTTCGTGGCGTGGATCGGATTATTCATGCCGGCGATATCGGCAATCGATCGGTCATCGAACACCTCGAAAAGATGGCGCCCGTGACGGCCGTGTCCGGCAATGTGGATGGATACGAAGAAAGCGGTTTTCAGACCGAGGCGATCATCAAGCTGAATGGTTTCTGCATCGCGGTCCGACATGTCGTGTTTGAGGCCGGAAAACTGACCAAAGAGGGAAGAGTGTTTCTCGATCGTACCAGGCCGGACATCTGTATTTTTGGCCACACGCATCAGCCAAAGCGCGAATGGCTCGGCGACACGTTGCTGTTCAATCCCGGGTCAGCGGGGCCGAGGCGATTCACGTTGCCCAGGATGATAGGAACGATCTCGATCGGAGATCGGCTGTCGACCGAACATATTCGGTTGAGAGATCAGGTGGCTTAG